The Saccopteryx leptura isolate mSacLep1 chromosome 2, mSacLep1_pri_phased_curated, whole genome shotgun sequence genome has a window encoding:
- the CAMTA2 gene encoding calmodulin-binding transcription activator 2 isoform X7: MSTKDTTEVAENSHHLKIFLPKKLLECLPRCLLLPPERLRWNTNEEIASYLITFEKHDEWLSCAPKTRPRNGSIILYNRKKVKYRKDGYLWKKRKDGKTTREDHMKLKVQGMEPVSWQCLYGCYVHSSIVPTFHRRCYWLLQNPDIVLVHYLNVPALEDCGKGCSPIFCSISSDRREWLKWSREELLGQLKPMFHGIKWSCGNGTEEFSVEQLVQQILDTHPTKPAPRTHACLCSGGLGSGSLTHKCSSTKHRIISPKVEPRALTLTSIPHPHPPEPPPLIAPLPSELPKAHTSPSSSSSSSSSSSGFAEPLEIRPSPPNSRGGSSRGTAILLLTGLEQRTGSLTPTRHLAPQADPHHPSMSLTVVVGSESSAPPAPPSPAFDPDRFLNSPQRGQTYGGGQGVSPDFPEAEAAHTPCSALEPAAALEPQAAARGPPPQSVAGGRRGNCFFIQDDDSGEELKAQGPAPPVPSPPPSPPPSPAPLEPLGRAGRGDALFGGAGGASELEPFSLSSFPDLMGELISDEAPSIPAPTPQLSPALSTITDFSPEWSYPEGGVKVLITGPWTEATEHYSCVFDHIAVPASLVQPGVLRCYCPAHEVGLVSLQVAGREGPLSASVLFEYRARRFLSLPSTQLDWLSLDDNQFRMSILERLEQMEKRMAEIAAAGQAPCQAPDVPPIQDEGQGPGFEARVVILVESMIPRSTWRGPERLAHGSPFRGMSLLHLAAAQGYARLIETLSQWRSVESGSLDLEQEVDPLNVDHFSCTPLMWACALGHLEAAVLLFRWNRQALSIPDSLGRLPLSVAHSRGHVRLARCLEELQRQEVSAEPPLALSPPSSNPDTGLSSVSSPSELSDGTVSVTSAYSSAPDGSPPPAPLPASEIIMEMVPGQLSSGAPEAPLLLMDYEATNPKGPPPSSPPLPPAREAGTAPEEAHSLPAVDMISVDMISLAKQIIEATPERIKQEGFVGLPEAGAPIRERTGALGLSETMSWLASYLENVDHFPSSASPSELPFERGRLAIPPAPSWAEFLSASASGKMENDFALLTLSDHEQRELYEAARVIQTAFRKYKGRWLKEQQEVAAAVIQRCYRKYKQFALYKKMTQAAILIQSKFRSYYEQKRFQQSRRAAVLIQQHYRSYRRRPTGSLPTRNKGSFLTKKQDQAARKIMRFLRRCRHRMRELKQNQELEGLPQPGLAT; the protein is encoded by the exons ATGAGTACCAAGGACaccactgaggttgctg AGAACAGCCACCACCTGAAGATCTTTCTCCCCAAGAAACTGTTGGAGTGTCTTCCTCGCTGTCTGCTGCTGCCTCCAGAGCGTCTACGGTGGAATACAAATGAG GAGATTGCTTCCTACTTGATCACCTTTGAGAAGCATGATGAGTGGCTATCCTGTGCCCCAAAGACAAG GCCTCGGAATGGCTCCATTATCCTCTACAACCGCAAGAAGGTGAAATACCGGAAGGATGGTTACCTCTGGAAAAAGCGGAAGGATGGGAAGACCACCCGAGAGGACCACATGAAGCTGAAGGTCCAGGGCATGGAG cctgtctCCTGGCAGTGTCTCTATGGCTGCTACGTTCACTCTTCCATCGTCCCCACATTCCATCGGCGCTGCTACTGGCTGCTCCAG AACCCCGACATCGTCCTTGTGCACTACCTGAACGTCCCAGCCCTGGAGGATTGTGGAAAGGGCTGCAGCCCCATCTTTTGTTCCATCAGCAGTGATCGTCGAGAGTGGTTGAAGTGGTCCCGGGAGGAGCTGTTGGGACAGCTGAAGCCCATGT TTCATGGCATCAAGTGGAGCTGTGGGAACGGGACAGAGGAGTTCTCTGTAGAGCAGCTGGTGCAACAGATCCTGGACACCCACCCGACCAAGCCTGCACCCCGAACTCATGCCTGTCTCTGCAGTGGGGGCCTTG GTTCCGGGAGCCTTACCCACAAATGCAGCAGCACGAAACACCGTATCATCTCTCCCAAAGTAGAGCCCCGAGCTTTAACCCTAACATCTatcccccatccccatccccctgAACCCCCTCCACTGATAGCCCCACTTCCCTCAGAGCTCCCGAAGGCACATACCTCcccatcttcttcttcctcctcttcctcctcttcatcaGGCTTTGCAGAACCCCTAGAGATCAGACCTAGCCCTCCCAATTCTCGAGGGGGTTCATCGAgaggaactgctatcctcctcCTGACTGGACTGGAGCAGCGTACAGGGAGCTTGACACCTACCAGGCACTTGGCTCCTCAGGCTGATCCACACCACCCTTCCATGAGCTTGACTGTGGTTGTAGGCTCTGAGTCCTCTGCCCCACCagctcctcccagccctgcctttgACCCTGATCGTTTTCTTAACAGCCCCCAGAGGGGCCAGACAtatggaggggggcagggggtaAGTCCAGACTTCCCAGAGGCAGAGGCCGCCCATACCCCCTGTTCTGCCCTAGAGCCTGCTGCTGCTCTGGAGCCCCAGGCGGCTGCTCGGGGTCCCCCTCCACAGTCAGTAGCAGGTGGGAGAAGAGGAAACTGCTTCTTTATTCAAGATGATGACAGTGGGGAAGAGCTCAAGGCTCAGGGGCCTGCCCCACCTGTACCTTCACCCCCTccttcacccccaccctcacctgctCCCTTGGAGCCGTTGGGCAGGGCAGGAAGAGGCGATGCCTTGTTTGGTGGAGCTGGTGGAGCCAGTGAGCTGGAGCCCTTCAGTCTTTCATCATTCCCAGACCTTATGGGAGAACTCATCAGTGATGAAGCTCCAAGCATCCCTGCCCCAACCCCCCAGCTCTCTCCTGCTCTTAGCACTATCACGGACTTCTCCCCAGAGTGGTCATACCCAGAG GGTGGGGTCAAGGTGCTCATCACAGGTCCTTGGACGGAGGCCACCGAGCATTACTCCTGTGTCTTTGATCACATCGCAGTGCCAGCATCACTTGTCCAGCCTGGTGTCTTACGCTGCTACTGTCCCG CCCATGAGGTAGGGCTGGTGTCTTTGCAGGTGGCTGGGCGGGAAGGGCCCCTTTCTGCTTCTGTGCTCTTTGAGTATCGAGCCCGCCGATTCCTATCACTGCCTAGTACTCAACTTGACTGGTTGTCACTAGATG ACAACCAGTTCCGGATGTCCATATTGGAGCGACTGGAGCAGATGGAGAAGCGAATGGCAGAGATTGCAGCAGCTGGGCAGGCACCCTGCCAGGCTCCTGATGTGCCTCCAATTCAG GATGAAGGCCAGGGGCCTGGGTTCGAGGCTCGGGTAGTGATCTTGGTAGAGAGCATGATTCCACGCTCCACCTGGAGGGGTCCTGAGCGTCTGGCCCATGGGAGTCCCTTCCGAGGCATGAGCCTTCTGCACCTGGCCGCTGCCCAGGGCTACGCCCGCCTCATCGAGACCCTGAGCCAGTGGCG AAGTGTGGAGTCCGGAAGTTTGGACTTAGAGCAAGAGGTTGACCCGCTCAACGTGGATCACTTCTCTTGCACCCCTCTG ATGTGGGCTTGTGCCCTGGGACACCTGGAAGCTGCTGTGCTCCTTTTCCGCTGGAACCGACAGGCGCTGAGCATTCCTGACTCTCTGGGCCGTCTCCCCCTGTCTGTGGCTCATTCCCGGGGTCATGTGCGCCTTGCCCGCTGCCTTGAGGAACTGCAGAGACAGGAAGTTTCAGCTGAGCCCCCACTTGCCCTGTCACCACCCTCCTCCAACCCAGACACTG GTCTAAGCAGTGTCTCCTCACCCTCGGAGCTGTCGGATggcactgtctctgtcacatcaGCCTATTCtagtgccccagatgggagtcctcctccagctcctctgCCAGCCTCTGAGATTATTATGGAGATGGTCCCAGGCCAGCTCTCCTCTGGTGCCCCAGAGGCCCCCCTACTCCTCATGGACTATGAAGCCACCAATCCCAAAGGGCCCCCACCTTCATCACCTCCTCTCCCACCAGCCCGGGAAGCTGGGACTGCTCCGGAAGAAGCTCACAGCCTACCAGCTGTGGATATGATCTCG GTGGACATGATCTCACTGGCCAAGCAAATCATCGAAGCCACACCAGAACGGATTAAACAAGAGGGCTTTGTGGGGCTGCCTGAGGCTGGAGCCCCAATTCGGGAGCGGACGGGGGCCCTTGGGCTCAGCGAGACCATGTCCTGGCTGGCCAGCTACCTAGAGAATGTGGACCAttttcccagctctgcctctcccAG TGAACTTCCTTTTGAGCGGGGTCGCTTGGCTATCCCTCCAGCACCTTCCTGGGCAGAGTTTCTCTCTGCATCTGCCAGTGGCAAGATGGAGAATGATTTTGCACTGCTGACATTATCGGATCACGAGCAACGGGAACTGTATGAGGCAGCCCGAGTCATCCAGACAGCCTTCCGAAAGTATAAG GGCCGGTGGCTGAAGGAGCAGCAAGAGGTAGCAGCAGCTGTGATCCAGCGCTGCTACAGGAAGTACAAGCAG TTTGCACTCTATAAGAAGATGACCCAGGCAGCCATCCTGATCCAGAGCAAGTTCCGAAGCTACTATGAACAGAAGCGATTTCAGCAGAGCCGCCGAGCAGCTGTGCTTATCCAACAGCACTACCGCTCCTACCGCCGCCGGCCCACAGGCAGCCTGCCTACTCGCAACAA aGGCTCCTTTCTCACCAAGAAGCAGGACCAGGCAGCCCGGAAAATCATGAGATTCCTGCGACGCTGCCGACATAG GATGAGGGAACTGAAGCAGAACCAGGAGCTGGAAGGGCTTCCCCAGCCTGGACTGGCCACCTGA
- the CAMTA2 gene encoding calmodulin-binding transcription activator 2 isoform X1 → MSTKDTTEVAENSHHLKIFLPKKLLECLPRCLLLPPERLRWNTNEEIASYLITFEKHDEWLSCAPKTRPRNGSIILYNRKKVKYRKDGYLWKKRKDGKTTREDHMKLKVQGMEPVSWQCLYGCYVHSSIVPTFHRRCYWLLQNPDIVLVHYLNVPALEDCGKGCSPIFCSISSDRREWLKWSREELLGQLKPMFHGIKWSCGNGTEEFSVEQLVQQILDTHPTKPAPRTHACLCSGGLGSGSLTHKCSSTKHRIISPKVEPRALTLTSIPHPHPPEPPPLIAPLPSELPKAHTSPSSSSSSSSSSSGFAEPLEIRPSPPNSRGGSSRGTAILLLTGLEQRTGSLTPTRHLAPQADPHHPSMSLTVVVGSESSAPPAPPSPAFDPDRFLNSPQRGQTYGGGQGVSPDFPEAEAAHTPCSALEPAAALEPQAAARGPPPQSVAGGRRGNCFFIQDDDSGEELKAQGPAPPVPSPPPSPPPSPAPLEPLGRAGRGDALFGGAGGASELEPFSLSSFPDLMGELISDEAPSIPAPTPQLSPALSTITDFSPEWSYPEGGVKVLITGPWTEATEHYSCVFDHIAVPASLVQPGVLRCYCPAHEVGLVSLQVAGREGPLSASVLFEYRARRFLSLPSTQLDWLSLDDNQFRMSILERLEQMEKRMAEIAAAGQAPCQAPDVPPIQDEGQGPGFEARVVILVESMIPRSTWRGPERLAHGSPFRGMSLLHLAAAQGYARLIETLSQWRSVESGSLDLEQEVDPLNVDHFSCTPLMWACALGHLEAAVLLFRWNRQALSIPDSLGRLPLSVAHSRGHVRLARCLEELQRQEVSAEPPLALSPPSSNPDTGLSSVSSPSELSDGTVSVTSAYSSAPDGSPPPAPLPASEIIMEMVPGQLSSGAPEAPLLLMDYEATNPKGPPPSSPPLPPAREAGTAPEEAHSLPAVDMISVDMISLAKQIIEATPERIKQEGFVGLPEAGAPIRERTGALGLSETMSWLASYLENVDHFPSSASPSELPFERGRLAIPPAPSWAEFLSASASGKMENDFALLTLSDHEQRELYEAARVIQTAFRKYKGRWLKEQQEVAAAVIQRCYRKYKQLTWIALKFALYKKMTQAAILIQSKFRSYYEQKRFQQSRRAAVLIQQHYRSYRRRPTGSLPTRNKGSFLTKKQDQAARKIMRFLRRCRHRMRELKQNQELEGLPQPGLAT, encoded by the exons ATGAGTACCAAGGACaccactgaggttgctg AGAACAGCCACCACCTGAAGATCTTTCTCCCCAAGAAACTGTTGGAGTGTCTTCCTCGCTGTCTGCTGCTGCCTCCAGAGCGTCTACGGTGGAATACAAATGAG GAGATTGCTTCCTACTTGATCACCTTTGAGAAGCATGATGAGTGGCTATCCTGTGCCCCAAAGACAAG GCCTCGGAATGGCTCCATTATCCTCTACAACCGCAAGAAGGTGAAATACCGGAAGGATGGTTACCTCTGGAAAAAGCGGAAGGATGGGAAGACCACCCGAGAGGACCACATGAAGCTGAAGGTCCAGGGCATGGAG cctgtctCCTGGCAGTGTCTCTATGGCTGCTACGTTCACTCTTCCATCGTCCCCACATTCCATCGGCGCTGCTACTGGCTGCTCCAG AACCCCGACATCGTCCTTGTGCACTACCTGAACGTCCCAGCCCTGGAGGATTGTGGAAAGGGCTGCAGCCCCATCTTTTGTTCCATCAGCAGTGATCGTCGAGAGTGGTTGAAGTGGTCCCGGGAGGAGCTGTTGGGACAGCTGAAGCCCATGT TTCATGGCATCAAGTGGAGCTGTGGGAACGGGACAGAGGAGTTCTCTGTAGAGCAGCTGGTGCAACAGATCCTGGACACCCACCCGACCAAGCCTGCACCCCGAACTCATGCCTGTCTCTGCAGTGGGGGCCTTG GTTCCGGGAGCCTTACCCACAAATGCAGCAGCACGAAACACCGTATCATCTCTCCCAAAGTAGAGCCCCGAGCTTTAACCCTAACATCTatcccccatccccatccccctgAACCCCCTCCACTGATAGCCCCACTTCCCTCAGAGCTCCCGAAGGCACATACCTCcccatcttcttcttcctcctcttcctcctcttcatcaGGCTTTGCAGAACCCCTAGAGATCAGACCTAGCCCTCCCAATTCTCGAGGGGGTTCATCGAgaggaactgctatcctcctcCTGACTGGACTGGAGCAGCGTACAGGGAGCTTGACACCTACCAGGCACTTGGCTCCTCAGGCTGATCCACACCACCCTTCCATGAGCTTGACTGTGGTTGTAGGCTCTGAGTCCTCTGCCCCACCagctcctcccagccctgcctttgACCCTGATCGTTTTCTTAACAGCCCCCAGAGGGGCCAGACAtatggaggggggcagggggtaAGTCCAGACTTCCCAGAGGCAGAGGCCGCCCATACCCCCTGTTCTGCCCTAGAGCCTGCTGCTGCTCTGGAGCCCCAGGCGGCTGCTCGGGGTCCCCCTCCACAGTCAGTAGCAGGTGGGAGAAGAGGAAACTGCTTCTTTATTCAAGATGATGACAGTGGGGAAGAGCTCAAGGCTCAGGGGCCTGCCCCACCTGTACCTTCACCCCCTccttcacccccaccctcacctgctCCCTTGGAGCCGTTGGGCAGGGCAGGAAGAGGCGATGCCTTGTTTGGTGGAGCTGGTGGAGCCAGTGAGCTGGAGCCCTTCAGTCTTTCATCATTCCCAGACCTTATGGGAGAACTCATCAGTGATGAAGCTCCAAGCATCCCTGCCCCAACCCCCCAGCTCTCTCCTGCTCTTAGCACTATCACGGACTTCTCCCCAGAGTGGTCATACCCAGAG GGTGGGGTCAAGGTGCTCATCACAGGTCCTTGGACGGAGGCCACCGAGCATTACTCCTGTGTCTTTGATCACATCGCAGTGCCAGCATCACTTGTCCAGCCTGGTGTCTTACGCTGCTACTGTCCCG CCCATGAGGTAGGGCTGGTGTCTTTGCAGGTGGCTGGGCGGGAAGGGCCCCTTTCTGCTTCTGTGCTCTTTGAGTATCGAGCCCGCCGATTCCTATCACTGCCTAGTACTCAACTTGACTGGTTGTCACTAGATG ACAACCAGTTCCGGATGTCCATATTGGAGCGACTGGAGCAGATGGAGAAGCGAATGGCAGAGATTGCAGCAGCTGGGCAGGCACCCTGCCAGGCTCCTGATGTGCCTCCAATTCAG GATGAAGGCCAGGGGCCTGGGTTCGAGGCTCGGGTAGTGATCTTGGTAGAGAGCATGATTCCACGCTCCACCTGGAGGGGTCCTGAGCGTCTGGCCCATGGGAGTCCCTTCCGAGGCATGAGCCTTCTGCACCTGGCCGCTGCCCAGGGCTACGCCCGCCTCATCGAGACCCTGAGCCAGTGGCG AAGTGTGGAGTCCGGAAGTTTGGACTTAGAGCAAGAGGTTGACCCGCTCAACGTGGATCACTTCTCTTGCACCCCTCTG ATGTGGGCTTGTGCCCTGGGACACCTGGAAGCTGCTGTGCTCCTTTTCCGCTGGAACCGACAGGCGCTGAGCATTCCTGACTCTCTGGGCCGTCTCCCCCTGTCTGTGGCTCATTCCCGGGGTCATGTGCGCCTTGCCCGCTGCCTTGAGGAACTGCAGAGACAGGAAGTTTCAGCTGAGCCCCCACTTGCCCTGTCACCACCCTCCTCCAACCCAGACACTG GTCTAAGCAGTGTCTCCTCACCCTCGGAGCTGTCGGATggcactgtctctgtcacatcaGCCTATTCtagtgccccagatgggagtcctcctccagctcctctgCCAGCCTCTGAGATTATTATGGAGATGGTCCCAGGCCAGCTCTCCTCTGGTGCCCCAGAGGCCCCCCTACTCCTCATGGACTATGAAGCCACCAATCCCAAAGGGCCCCCACCTTCATCACCTCCTCTCCCACCAGCCCGGGAAGCTGGGACTGCTCCGGAAGAAGCTCACAGCCTACCAGCTGTGGATATGATCTCG GTGGACATGATCTCACTGGCCAAGCAAATCATCGAAGCCACACCAGAACGGATTAAACAAGAGGGCTTTGTGGGGCTGCCTGAGGCTGGAGCCCCAATTCGGGAGCGGACGGGGGCCCTTGGGCTCAGCGAGACCATGTCCTGGCTGGCCAGCTACCTAGAGAATGTGGACCAttttcccagctctgcctctcccAG TGAACTTCCTTTTGAGCGGGGTCGCTTGGCTATCCCTCCAGCACCTTCCTGGGCAGAGTTTCTCTCTGCATCTGCCAGTGGCAAGATGGAGAATGATTTTGCACTGCTGACATTATCGGATCACGAGCAACGGGAACTGTATGAGGCAGCCCGAGTCATCCAGACAGCCTTCCGAAAGTATAAG GGCCGGTGGCTGAAGGAGCAGCAAGAGGTAGCAGCAGCTGTGATCCAGCGCTGCTACAGGAAGTACAAGCAG CTGACCTGGATTGCACTTAAG TTTGCACTCTATAAGAAGATGACCCAGGCAGCCATCCTGATCCAGAGCAAGTTCCGAAGCTACTATGAACAGAAGCGATTTCAGCAGAGCCGCCGAGCAGCTGTGCTTATCCAACAGCACTACCGCTCCTACCGCCGCCGGCCCACAGGCAGCCTGCCTACTCGCAACAA aGGCTCCTTTCTCACCAAGAAGCAGGACCAGGCAGCCCGGAAAATCATGAGATTCCTGCGACGCTGCCGACATAG GATGAGGGAACTGAAGCAGAACCAGGAGCTGGAAGGGCTTCCCCAGCCTGGACTGGCCACCTGA
- the CAMTA2 gene encoding calmodulin-binding transcription activator 2 isoform X5 — MSTKDTTEVAENSHHLKIFLPKKLLECLPRCLLLPPERLRWNTNEEIASYLITFEKHDEWLSCAPKTRPRNGSIILYNRKKVKYRKDGYLWKKRKDGKTTREDHMKLKVQGMENPDIVLVHYLNVPALEDCGKGCSPIFCSISSDRREWLKWSREELLGQLKPMFHGIKWSCGNGTEEFSVEQLVQQILDTHPTKPAPRTHACLCSGGLGSGSLTHKCSSTKHRIISPKVEPRALTLTSIPHPHPPEPPPLIAPLPSELPKAHTSPSSSSSSSSSSSGFAEPLEIRPSPPNSRGGSSRGTAILLLTGLEQRTGSLTPTRHLAPQADPHHPSMSLTVVVGSESSAPPAPPSPAFDPDRFLNSPQRGQTYGGGQGVSPDFPEAEAAHTPCSALEPAAALEPQAAARGPPPQSVAGGRRGNCFFIQDDDSGEELKAQGPAPPVPSPPPSPPPSPAPLEPLGRAGRGDALFGGAGGASELEPFSLSSFPDLMGELISDEAPSIPAPTPQLSPALSTITDFSPEWSYPEGGVKVLITGPWTEATEHYSCVFDHIAVPASLVQPGVLRCYCPAHEVGLVSLQVAGREGPLSASVLFEYRARRFLSLPSTQLDWLSLDDNQFRMSILERLEQMEKRMAEIAAAGQAPCQAPDVPPIQDEGQGPGFEARVVILVESMIPRSTWRGPERLAHGSPFRGMSLLHLAAAQGYARLIETLSQWRSVESGSLDLEQEVDPLNVDHFSCTPLMWACALGHLEAAVLLFRWNRQALSIPDSLGRLPLSVAHSRGHVRLARCLEELQRQEVSAEPPLALSPPSSNPDTGLSSVSSPSELSDGTVSVTSAYSSAPDGSPPPAPLPASEIIMEMVPGQLSSGAPEAPLLLMDYEATNPKGPPPSSPPLPPAREAGTAPEEAHSLPAVDMISVDMISLAKQIIEATPERIKQEGFVGLPEAGAPIRERTGALGLSETMSWLASYLENVDHFPSSASPSELPFERGRLAIPPAPSWAEFLSASASGKMENDFALLTLSDHEQRELYEAARVIQTAFRKYKGRWLKEQQEVAAAVIQRCYRKYKQFALYKKMTQAAILIQSKFRSYYEQKRFQQSRRAAVLIQQHYRSYRRRPTGSLPTRNKGSFLTKKQDQAARKIMRFLRRCRHRMRELKQNQELEGLPQPGLAT; from the exons ATGAGTACCAAGGACaccactgaggttgctg AGAACAGCCACCACCTGAAGATCTTTCTCCCCAAGAAACTGTTGGAGTGTCTTCCTCGCTGTCTGCTGCTGCCTCCAGAGCGTCTACGGTGGAATACAAATGAG GAGATTGCTTCCTACTTGATCACCTTTGAGAAGCATGATGAGTGGCTATCCTGTGCCCCAAAGACAAG GCCTCGGAATGGCTCCATTATCCTCTACAACCGCAAGAAGGTGAAATACCGGAAGGATGGTTACCTCTGGAAAAAGCGGAAGGATGGGAAGACCACCCGAGAGGACCACATGAAGCTGAAGGTCCAGGGCATGGAG AACCCCGACATCGTCCTTGTGCACTACCTGAACGTCCCAGCCCTGGAGGATTGTGGAAAGGGCTGCAGCCCCATCTTTTGTTCCATCAGCAGTGATCGTCGAGAGTGGTTGAAGTGGTCCCGGGAGGAGCTGTTGGGACAGCTGAAGCCCATGT TTCATGGCATCAAGTGGAGCTGTGGGAACGGGACAGAGGAGTTCTCTGTAGAGCAGCTGGTGCAACAGATCCTGGACACCCACCCGACCAAGCCTGCACCCCGAACTCATGCCTGTCTCTGCAGTGGGGGCCTTG GTTCCGGGAGCCTTACCCACAAATGCAGCAGCACGAAACACCGTATCATCTCTCCCAAAGTAGAGCCCCGAGCTTTAACCCTAACATCTatcccccatccccatccccctgAACCCCCTCCACTGATAGCCCCACTTCCCTCAGAGCTCCCGAAGGCACATACCTCcccatcttcttcttcctcctcttcctcctcttcatcaGGCTTTGCAGAACCCCTAGAGATCAGACCTAGCCCTCCCAATTCTCGAGGGGGTTCATCGAgaggaactgctatcctcctcCTGACTGGACTGGAGCAGCGTACAGGGAGCTTGACACCTACCAGGCACTTGGCTCCTCAGGCTGATCCACACCACCCTTCCATGAGCTTGACTGTGGTTGTAGGCTCTGAGTCCTCTGCCCCACCagctcctcccagccctgcctttgACCCTGATCGTTTTCTTAACAGCCCCCAGAGGGGCCAGACAtatggaggggggcagggggtaAGTCCAGACTTCCCAGAGGCAGAGGCCGCCCATACCCCCTGTTCTGCCCTAGAGCCTGCTGCTGCTCTGGAGCCCCAGGCGGCTGCTCGGGGTCCCCCTCCACAGTCAGTAGCAGGTGGGAGAAGAGGAAACTGCTTCTTTATTCAAGATGATGACAGTGGGGAAGAGCTCAAGGCTCAGGGGCCTGCCCCACCTGTACCTTCACCCCCTccttcacccccaccctcacctgctCCCTTGGAGCCGTTGGGCAGGGCAGGAAGAGGCGATGCCTTGTTTGGTGGAGCTGGTGGAGCCAGTGAGCTGGAGCCCTTCAGTCTTTCATCATTCCCAGACCTTATGGGAGAACTCATCAGTGATGAAGCTCCAAGCATCCCTGCCCCAACCCCCCAGCTCTCTCCTGCTCTTAGCACTATCACGGACTTCTCCCCAGAGTGGTCATACCCAGAG GGTGGGGTCAAGGTGCTCATCACAGGTCCTTGGACGGAGGCCACCGAGCATTACTCCTGTGTCTTTGATCACATCGCAGTGCCAGCATCACTTGTCCAGCCTGGTGTCTTACGCTGCTACTGTCCCG CCCATGAGGTAGGGCTGGTGTCTTTGCAGGTGGCTGGGCGGGAAGGGCCCCTTTCTGCTTCTGTGCTCTTTGAGTATCGAGCCCGCCGATTCCTATCACTGCCTAGTACTCAACTTGACTGGTTGTCACTAGATG ACAACCAGTTCCGGATGTCCATATTGGAGCGACTGGAGCAGATGGAGAAGCGAATGGCAGAGATTGCAGCAGCTGGGCAGGCACCCTGCCAGGCTCCTGATGTGCCTCCAATTCAG GATGAAGGCCAGGGGCCTGGGTTCGAGGCTCGGGTAGTGATCTTGGTAGAGAGCATGATTCCACGCTCCACCTGGAGGGGTCCTGAGCGTCTGGCCCATGGGAGTCCCTTCCGAGGCATGAGCCTTCTGCACCTGGCCGCTGCCCAGGGCTACGCCCGCCTCATCGAGACCCTGAGCCAGTGGCG AAGTGTGGAGTCCGGAAGTTTGGACTTAGAGCAAGAGGTTGACCCGCTCAACGTGGATCACTTCTCTTGCACCCCTCTG ATGTGGGCTTGTGCCCTGGGACACCTGGAAGCTGCTGTGCTCCTTTTCCGCTGGAACCGACAGGCGCTGAGCATTCCTGACTCTCTGGGCCGTCTCCCCCTGTCTGTGGCTCATTCCCGGGGTCATGTGCGCCTTGCCCGCTGCCTTGAGGAACTGCAGAGACAGGAAGTTTCAGCTGAGCCCCCACTTGCCCTGTCACCACCCTCCTCCAACCCAGACACTG GTCTAAGCAGTGTCTCCTCACCCTCGGAGCTGTCGGATggcactgtctctgtcacatcaGCCTATTCtagtgccccagatgggagtcctcctccagctcctctgCCAGCCTCTGAGATTATTATGGAGATGGTCCCAGGCCAGCTCTCCTCTGGTGCCCCAGAGGCCCCCCTACTCCTCATGGACTATGAAGCCACCAATCCCAAAGGGCCCCCACCTTCATCACCTCCTCTCCCACCAGCCCGGGAAGCTGGGACTGCTCCGGAAGAAGCTCACAGCCTACCAGCTGTGGATATGATCTCG GTGGACATGATCTCACTGGCCAAGCAAATCATCGAAGCCACACCAGAACGGATTAAACAAGAGGGCTTTGTGGGGCTGCCTGAGGCTGGAGCCCCAATTCGGGAGCGGACGGGGGCCCTTGGGCTCAGCGAGACCATGTCCTGGCTGGCCAGCTACCTAGAGAATGTGGACCAttttcccagctctgcctctcccAG TGAACTTCCTTTTGAGCGGGGTCGCTTGGCTATCCCTCCAGCACCTTCCTGGGCAGAGTTTCTCTCTGCATCTGCCAGTGGCAAGATGGAGAATGATTTTGCACTGCTGACATTATCGGATCACGAGCAACGGGAACTGTATGAGGCAGCCCGAGTCATCCAGACAGCCTTCCGAAAGTATAAG GGCCGGTGGCTGAAGGAGCAGCAAGAGGTAGCAGCAGCTGTGATCCAGCGCTGCTACAGGAAGTACAAGCAG TTTGCACTCTATAAGAAGATGACCCAGGCAGCCATCCTGATCCAGAGCAAGTTCCGAAGCTACTATGAACAGAAGCGATTTCAGCAGAGCCGCCGAGCAGCTGTGCTTATCCAACAGCACTACCGCTCCTACCGCCGCCGGCCCACAGGCAGCCTGCCTACTCGCAACAA aGGCTCCTTTCTCACCAAGAAGCAGGACCAGGCAGCCCGGAAAATCATGAGATTCCTGCGACGCTGCCGACATAG GATGAGGGAACTGAAGCAGAACCAGGAGCTGGAAGGGCTTCCCCAGCCTGGACTGGCCACCTGA